tgGTGATCagagtcatccactgctcagcttttagtggatctggtccaccttcaaagattgggggctgctgtttcctgaaccgctcatacaacggttccactttATTACCTACATCAacaggctgtaccacaggtaccagtgccggtggcccagcaggggcaacactcccagatggagcctgctgcagaattctgatcagttcctcttggctctgaagcctagcttgcatttctgccattaactgctgccagttctcagggactggcgaaggggttgggccctggtcatcctctctagccccagacctgccggcttgtcgagtagatttccttgaacgcatatctattcaagtcaatctgcaaacaacgactcggcaattaggctaagatgacagggtgataatctctccacaatccACCACCGAAACTCCAATCATACACAAGCAAGAaagtataacaatttatccagatattcatccacatgcaccgcaatgctaataagcacgcctcaataacatcatgcaatagtcaagggccaggccctatcagaatctcatgctccgtattcatcagacagatatcaacattcatatctcactcaaatcatttaaacacataatcaagcatatacagttaccaaaccctgagttgagcttgtctcccgcagcgaatgtacatacccagccagtcttcaggacccataaacctaggacgctctgataccaagttgtaacgctctggatagccaagaccgttacactgtgtgtttataaagtgccagacttgctaaccaagtcgttaaagtaaaacgtgttactgaaatagtagaggaactagggttaaaagtgttttggtctcaaaagttacattttcattactaaacattgtttcattacatgggatcccgaaaatgacagtttcaaaggtcatttacaaaatttacaagatttaaatacattagcggccgtactaaggcaaaatgagcagttaggtagtctctgtcctgacacactcctcgaccatggtgatcgaacggctggctatgtacattacacctcggagctctccacctcaggcttggtccagcttgcccttgcccttacctgcaccacgaagcacccgtgagccaaggcccagcaagaaaacacagcaatgacAGAGCATTAACAATTAGCGATCAAGTCAtttactcatatagcatctcataaatttcaagtatgtcatcattcaagcataccacatactaaggatttcatctcataaaacataatgcacagacgataaccagggctagcgcccacaggctgctccctctgttatcctaatgtttctggctcccagtggccaattcgcgccccgtgcgctaaaattatgaacggtactcttagaccgcttatacgtgtcccttggcataataccaacgatgacacaatacaactctcgggagcacttagtcccattcacaaccatatattcgggtgcggttttcttacctttagctttcaaatgagttagttacgggcgatactccttgagcgcgatccgatcctcaagccctagctcagtacctcagttgtagaatcgattttccaagaatcccctgacctatctttaaagtccctagcctcaatttccaccttagctctatctcagaccttgatcagttcctgagctaatcctccagattacttccttcaattcccaaagacacagctcaatcccagcagttccctctcaaactcaaaagtttttccctttgtttttctgtgtttttcctttcctttggttccctttgagcgtgtaagtgagctgagagaagTATACTTAGTCAGTTTGTGTTTTCTTCTAAagacttccttaagtctaacttatccttTAAGTtattcccaaggctcggggtgccggaaacgtccccgaggccaaaacggtaaaatcccccaatcatcccgcctagacatcctaacctcagatatatctccaattatttatttttatcacccgatagtttaaatcactacccgatacctaaaatacccctgacttgtccaaagtcaattataatgccccgttgtgacttttcctgctacctagccctaggatcgcctcgagtcgccggctgcagaattatccacatcataatgtggttctcacatatatctcaaacatatatatatatatatcatatcatcatataatataatcaattatcatacaagcatcattaaacatataattactcattaaatcacaattactccagtaatgccctcctggcacactaatcaaggcccttaagccttattagtgaatttgggtcgttacaataatatttaataaaagtataaaaaaattaagaataaataattatataaataataatttaatttttgattaatttttcataatttaatttattaaattataaaagtttgatatattattatttaattaaataatttaatttaatttgtttattgaataatattgtttaatataaattacattaatataaaaattgataattatatttaataaaattataaaaaattatgaataaataataatttatttttaattattttttattaatttaattaattaaataatatctaattaaattgtataatttaatttgtttattgaataacattatccaaTATTacatagttataaattacatgaatatagaaattgataattatatttaataaaagtataaaaaattatgaataaataattatataaataataacttattttttgattaatttttaataatttaatgaattaaataataaaagtttgatataatattatctaaataaataatttaatttaatttgtttattgaataatattgttaaatataaattacatgaatatagaaattgataataatatttaataaaagtagaaaaaattaagaataaataattatttaattttgattaatgtttaataatttaatgaattaaataataaaagtttgatataatattatctaaataaataatttaatttaatttgtttaatttaattTCTATTCATGTCAAgtttttatttcatatatttgttgGTAGCTTTCATTTATATCAACAATAATAaatttctttataatttttttatgtaacTTATCCATATCATATTTTATACTTTCATAAACTTAATTCCTAGAATTTAGTTACTCAAtgtaattgattttatttcttaatttaaATCAAACAAGTGCATGCATTTTAAGCACTTGCAAAAGTTAGATTAATAAATTGACTAAAATAAATATACTTGTGTATGTCATTGTTGTAAGTGGTATAGAAACACTTGTTTTATGCTAGCTACTTTTGTGCTCTCTACTTTAATCATCTTCAATAGTGTATTTTATACTTATTTGCAATGTAATGCCTAACCaacatattgcattttttttatacttagttttatattattttggtttgaatttttttcgtgtatcttttggtattaattttttttttatcaggacAGCGACACACTCACGACCCCGACACACACACGACCTTGGCACACCCTCAACAggtgtggatatattttttgtaattaatatcttttgtattttttgaataatttattttgtatttgtttaatgtataatatttgagttttgagtcctttagttagtatccttggtatgtaaatcttgacatctattgttaagatatatgtgtttgttcttactttattttttaatcttggtatgtaaataattataggactgttttggttaaaaacaaaatttaagtgataatttaaattaatttataaaatataataatagatgatttattattaagtaaaatatagtgtttttgttaatattgaataaagaagatttaaacttgatcaatcagattattagcacccatattttctttatcactattttcttaattatataatattaattaaactaagtgctagaaaaatatacaaattcaattaaaattaatttaaaatttaaaatatttttttaatgtttgaatcatttttaaattttagtaataaattttgaattattttttattttaaaaaaattgtaattattttttaaattaaaattgaaacaaacTAATTATATCACGTCTGTGTTACTCCATTGCCATTATTAGCGGCCACACCAAATTTTTTGAACTACTTAttaatttttgtcaaaaaaaaaaatgtatttagtCAAATAAGTGAAAGCTTTTATATTACTAACTAATtttgccaccacaatccgaaggtgCTTCGTCTTCTCAGTCTCCGtcacagcagtatcagcctccttcacagcagtaTCAACCTCCTTCACAtcagcagtatcagcctccttcacagcagcagttccagcctccttcacagtatccgccgcagcagctgtaccagcctcatccaatgtatccgccacatatgtcgtcgcaacaacctcctcagtatcaaaaccaatacatttttggaccccaTTCTCAGtctcctccacaatattttagttttaccgattttccaggaggatcgatgcagcctccgccacagccacagcctcgagatctgtttggggacctcacgctcgaACGATCATCACAACCATcatatattccttcaccgccaccgCCACGGCCGCCACAGCCATCGCCACTGCCATCGTCACAGCCATCATCCTCACAGCCagaccaaaatgttgaagatgaggataatttcaatattaatcttaatgactttctttagttactagtttatatatttggactgaattaatactttatttatttttaatgactatagtgatatttactaggttgataaatattaaaaatatttatattaattttaatgttagttatgtttaaattaattaaatgtttatttttattaaattatattataaattatttttaaaaataattaaatttaataaatattaatttattaatttatttaaaatttaattttaaaaaaattataaatacaataATAGCGGCGGAACCCGCCGCTAATGTCCGCtgctaataatcattattagtGACACTTTTTTAGGCGCGGGGTATTAGCGGCGGAGGCCCGCCGCTAAAGCCTATTAGCGGCGGACGTGGCATTTATTAGCGGCGGAAtcccccgccgctaataatgaaaTTTGGTGTAGTGACACGTTTCCAAAACTAAAAAAGAAAATTGTAAATTGCTACATTGTTTataaagtaattttttttctcaCTCTTTTATTCTAATAACAAATATACGAAGTTTATTGTAGACTTTTTATAATCTTAAAAGTAAacctaaaattattattatttttaaatataattattaaattaattattttataataattttttttaatttttaatattttagttATATAATTATAACCGCACCAAATCATTTGCTgatggtttaattttttattattaatggtTTAGTTTTAATTTTGACATAACAACATGTGcagtttgaatttaaaattcttCTAAACTAAGCCAAACCAAAACATGTGCAATGTACATAGTTTTCCAATGTAAATTTCTTTGTTTATGTCCATGaaaatgatatattttgagataattatGCATGACGTATTATGTGCAAAAGTTTACATTCGTGTCGTTCCAttctaaatatatttacaaacTTTGTTTGCTGAACTAAATATATTCACAAATATTCTCATAAAAAATATAGGAGAATTTTTTTATaggacttcactttaagctctaccggtaagactctcagtgtttacaacctgtgaacagttttcagcgcggtttttttttatgaccgtgtattttgtaactatttagagcatcctgcaaattttcagaaaattctgaatagtttacaataccgaaaactatgttcaaatatgttgttccacgcgtgactaattttttttatgcgcgtggaaaacaacatattttaacctaattttcggtactataaactatttggaattttttgaaaatttggatgctttaaatagctacaatatacatggtcataaataAAActgcgccaaaaactgttcaggAGTTGATAAACAATGAGAGTCCTACCGATAAGGCCTAAACTAAAACCCcgaaattttttttccaaaaaatatatatatatatttacaaatacgTTATGATCAACTATAAACATTTATTTTCACTGAAAAAACATACACATTTAATGTGTGTCAGGCTACCAATTGCAAATCACGTCGTATCAACATTTACAAATCGTGTCTTGCTGTTTCATATATCACTAATTTTGATAAGGTGTATCTTTGTTTAAATATGGCATGTCATGTCAACATTTTATCCCAGTTCTATCATCAATGGGAAAAACATTTTGTATGgcttttttgttaatttttttctgACGAAAATTAAAAGATTCCTCATTGATTTTATATTTGTTGGAAACCCAATTTTTAATAGATAAATATGGTGATTTAGGTGAGTAGGACCATAAGCTAGCCTAAAATAAAAAGGCAACATAATCCTCCAATAGCTAGCAAACATATTCGAAAAGGTAAACCAGTTGAAGATAATCATGGGATCGATTAAATGAACatgaataataaattaaaaaggttcatgatcttgattacTCTACTCCTATTCCACTAGAATccaatcaagctaggaaatttCCGGTTGGTGCTCTATTTCCTTTTGTGCTTAATAAAGAAACATTTCAATCAAACACTTTTCTTTTATCAAACAATCCAGCAACAGCTTAAAAAGGGAGTCAATATTTCTTAACCCCTAGGAAGAATGAAGAAGCTGAGAAAGAGAGATTTCACATATTACAATCCTAAAATAACTATAGACACATTAATGTGTTACATACCCATAAAAAGAGGCTGCTTTTCCCccctatttatacatatattcaaAAGGTCTAAAATGACCCATTTGATCAAGGGCAATTGGGATTTCTACCAGGTCCTCCATAGTAAAAGTAATTGCCCCATTCACCCATCTTGCCAACTTTAACATCATAACAATTGGGTTGCTCAGTAAAAGTCCCAATGTCTTTGGGGTCTCTAAGATTGTTAGAGCCATCCACAATTTGAATGTTCCTGAAATAACCTGATTTCCCAAACCCTTCTTCAGGAAAATGGCCACTGCCCATTTGGGTAGAGGTATGCTGCCCTTCAGACTCAGAGTTCACAACTTCTCCACCCCACTCAATCATTGAAGCACTGTCAGAAAGGTAGGGAAACAAGAAAGCTGGCCAGTATCCCAACACATAGTTGTTCCCAAATTGCATCCACCAGTTACCTTCCTTGGGGTCCTACAAACACAATTATCGCCAGATTTGAAAACGGTTATAGTACCCATACATGATTTTTCAAAATAGTTAATTATGACTTAAGGTAATCATATCAGAATTTTTTTTAACACCACAACCATTACAGATTTGGCAAACCATATGTCAATTAAATGTTGCTTTAGCATTTTTACTTTAGTTTATTAATCATTTTAAATTCATCGAGTAAAACAATCTGACTTTTGTTtcaataatttatattattttcgaATTGAATGGTGAATCTATAATTTGTTATAAATAGTTGAGATAAAGAATGTAGCATTGCCATAATATTAGAAAGAAAAAGGAGGGAATTATTaatattactattttttttttgtaaagttGGATAGGTATGGCCAATAGATGTCAGAGATTCTCTGCATCTTTAATAAGTTTGTATTATATAGTATTTGAGTAACTTATGTCCCAATTATAAAGTACTAATTTAGATCTATCTATATGTGCTTTCATGTGTCAAATTGTATGAAAAAGTAGACACATTCAAATTTTTCAAATTACCTTCCAAACAAGTATGTTGATATCATATTGAGATCCTTTATAGCCAGAAACAGGGTAGATGCTGGCACCCATTGCTATTTCATTGTTGATCTGGATAAAGCCTGAACATAGAAGATTGTAGCACCCAGTGGCTTGATATGCATCGCTCTAGTGTCAATTtccaaataattaaaatagaatttcagatttcttaatcatttatttttaaaatataaaaagagAAGCATAAACGTGTTCAAGACAAAAATTAACAGGTAAAAGAAATGTACTTACAGTCCAATAAGTGAAGAGTCTAGTATTATTATCTCCATACAGATCTGGGCTGACCTGttgtaattaaaatataatataatatttatataagaaTAAACAATTGATGAAATAATAATTGAAGGAATATGAAGTTAGAAAGGTAATAAACCTGCCAACCAGCTTCAATGCTATTGAGATCTTGACCAAAAGTACCTCCTAAGACCCATATCTGTGATAAGCTGAATTCATTAGGCTGTTGGATTTTAGGTTCCCATACATTCAATGTTGCTTTGGCTCCATAGTACTTATCTCCTTCCACATAAGCAATCGCATGCTGCAAACTCCAAAATTCAAACACATAACAACATTAAGAAACTTACACCAAAAACtgaaatttaattataatatttaatcatACCAAAAGTAAATGGCTTCCTTTAGCTACACACTACAATGCTAGGTTGGTTCATATCCCTTTCTATATCTGTCTTTTTGTATATGTTGGAATTGAAACAAGTCCACTAGCTTTAAGCACTCGAGTGACTTATAAACAAGTTTATCaactaataataaaatatgaaatcTTATTTAATGAAGATGCAAAAAAGTTAGGTGAATTTGAGAAATAGAAGAGTGGTAGTAGAAGTATGAGTATGACTGAGTATGTACCTGATGACCACTTTGACTAGTGAAGCCAGGATCAGCAGACCTCGGCTTAGGAGTTGATATATGTACTTTTTTTCCGTAGGATTTGATAGTGCTGGCTCTTAACAAATCCTTTCTTTTAGTTCTTCTGACTGGAATAGTTCCTTTGGGGCACCTCCCTTTGGTGTGCCAAAGCTGAGTAATGATTGGTTTTGAAGACTTGGAGGAAGAAGTAACCTCAATACTCTCTTCAGATACTCGTTCAGGATAAAAATTTGGCCTCATCTATCAATATAGTTTTATCAAGTAAACCAAAATTGAACAAAAACCCATTCTTCATATTAATAGATATATAAAAAGAAATACAAAaactataaaaataaaaagaagaaaaagctaTATAGCTCGtataaataattacataataaTAGAAGCAGTGTTTTGATACCTGAATTGTATGGTTTTGCATTAAAGGGTGGTCAAAAGCTGGCTGGTGTGAGACATGGACGCAGTCAATTACATCTCCATCTGGGCTCTGTTGAAACCAAAATGAAAtatattaactttattttttcAAACAAGAATATTAAACGTTTCAGTCTGATCTTGAACCACATAttgatagatagatagatagatagatatacCTTAATGGACTTTACAGCAGGTTTGTTCAATTGCTTCAGCTGTTTCTTGACCTCAAACGAGTTCTGCGAAACGACGCCGCTTCGTCTGGCGGATATTAATATAGGCAAAGATAGGAGGAAAACCCAGAAACAGAACGCCATTTTCGCCATTCTCAAGCTACCCTATTCTCCCCAACTAGCTCAAATTTTGTACTGCTTATATTGCCCGTGAACCCAGAAGAAAACAGAGGAGTAGTTGTTCTCTAGTTTACACCATAGGAGAATAATGGTGGGTAAAGCTTATTTAAAGACtttacactctctctctctctctctctctatatatatatatatcaagccAGTAAAGCCAAACCCCACCTGTAAACCCTTCCACCATATAAAACAAACCGCATGTGGTTGGGAAGAAGATagcttttttttccttttacatTTTCACTAAACAAGAATCCAAACACAGCTGCCGACGACCTGAAGGACGGGGCAAGGGGTAAAATGGGACTTTCAAAACAtggaagaggagagagagagagagagattcatCTGGAGGAATGTTTAGTGGGCAATATGGCTGTAATACATATTCATCTTCTACAACACTGTCACTAACGTTACCTTTTTCTCGAGATCGTTTGTCGTTTTGAACAAACTTGTGTTTGTGCGCTCGtgtttgaaaatataaaaaaaatagaaaagttcAATGGACAGAAAAGCCAATTTACTAAATTAACCTTGGAATCAGTGCAAAGTGCAATCCTTTCAGTGCAAAGTGCATCCTTTCCTGCCTCTACGCTCTAAATATTCCAAAGCAAAATTACTTTCCTCAAAAAGTTTTCTTTCTCTTAATAATTTTGACTTAACGTCATATGAACTGGTTTTACACTTTCTTTTTATTAATCTCTAATTATAGCAATATTATTTTCTTCACTGGAAatgattataaaaaatatatattgcgTCAAACTATCAGAGAATTAATTGTCAAGATTATGTTTTTACACATGCATGTGACGACACTATTTTAGTCTTTTTGCATATTTATATTGTTGTAACGTGAATCTacaatattaatttgtttatttatttatttttattttatttctgtgAGCGTTATGAAATGAAATCTACAATATTTATAGTACGTAATATTGGAGTATTTTTAACTTGTTGACTTATATCACTTACGTAAGTAACCACTTTCGATAAATTTTACTTTTGTGACGTGTGTATATATGTACTCCTTAATTTGTTATTTATATATTATCCatgatatatatttacatttatttcattaTATAATCATAACTGatgaaaaatactctaaatacAAACGATAACAGTCAGAATTGGACTGTATAAATCAGCATCAAATTCAAAGCGTCGATcgagtaatatatatatatatataaatcttttGAAATTCcctatataacatcatattacaaCTACAAAACAGATATTTTTCGAATGGCATAATAAGTTAAAACTAACAATATGTTACTTAGGAAGGACGTTTAAAGCTAGATGTCGTATTATAATTAAGCCACACGTCCATATATAAGCTTATATATCATTTAATAAAGAAATGTCTAATTAAGCTGTTATAGACGTCGCGCACTTTATAAACGATCGACTTCTAAAGCATGGGGAGTAGCTTGTTATTGTAGTTTTGTTtcaaagtaatatatatatatatatatattttttttttatacatatatgattaatgttttgtatcttaaatatggtaatttgttatttattatatattttttatataataagtgtgtagatgaaggaaatattttgttttaatagtcttttctttttttaatattaactttaacagaatacttttatatttaacagtagtttgtaaacatttacacttaaataaaataaaaaaaattaaaaaaagagataattatttaaaaataataaataattaaacaaattaaaataaaatatttgagatattttacaataataattatttaaaaataataaaatcatacattttataacttaaataaaatttaattaaacttaaactcacttattataatattatcatattaaacatataatataatctattgtcaattagcaacaattttattttaaaaaaactagcaagaaacttaaatttaaaatccacgtataatatttaatattacattaaacatataatatataattacgTGTTGTCACTctcctcaaattcaaaaactaaaacaaacataaacataaataaaaataaataaattatttaattaaaataagatatttatttgaaatttatatgacattaatataaatttagggAGCGACTACAACACATATcttttttgcaacaccggtgcatcttttttctatttcggcacctgagtagatataatcccaaatttttttatatgacggtatacattgtagttatttagaatatcctgcaaattctcaataaattctgaataaattatggtactgaAACAATgtctaaactgtctgttgcacgcATGCCTATTTTTTTGTGTACGCATATacaatttgacagtttgaactctgttttcggcttCATAAACTAttaagaatttcttgaaaatttgcaggatattctaaatacctacaatgtatactgtcatataaaaaaatttgggattatatcttccaggtgccgaaaatagaaaaatgatgcactGATGTTGCAAAAAAAAGATGCGTTGTAGTCGATTcctataaatttaataaaaataattaataaattctataaataaaactaagcaaacgtgtatattgcatgttgcttgtatctaatatatatatatttagaaaaattataaactggtttaatttttttttaatatatttatatcattcttgtatatataatataatttatttatttgaaatttatatgacaataattaatactaattttttttaaaaaaaaatttactcaAATTTATTTGGTAGTTTGGCAATCTGTTTTTCATGAagcattttttttcattaattgtgTACAAAATTTGGTTATTGTATAAAATATTAGTAATATAAATAAGTTCAATAAAGGAAAACAAATGATTAATATAAGCTATATATAGTTATCATTGGGGATACCTCAAACTCTTGTACAGTATCTTGTCAACATTCAACGTATAATTAAGTTATTTTTCATACTACATATAATGATGGTTAAATCGTAATTAATTTAAGAGCCCAAGTCTAACGTAAGATGATTGCCTCATCATTCAAAATTCTAGAGAAGAGTAATATTTACTTAATTTATATCAAAACATTACACATATTTATGTgagtcattttaatttattatacaTCATCTTAATATAAATGTAATTTGTTTGAAACAAATGATCACATAAGTATGTACAATATTTTAGTATAAATTGTGCATATACATACGATTATTTTTTCAAGAGAATGTACAAATCTCAATATTACATAGGCTATATCAATCagtattaaatttttatttatataaaattatattattatactaATAAAAAACACAATATTCAAACCTATGTATAGACACACATTGGCTAATTATCCCTGCAATTTTGTCCCTAAACTGAAGTAGAGTACAATACTATAAACGTACAATCCTTCCATTAATATTTTATCTCATTGATGGTTGCACAAACTTTCATGTAATAATAAAGTATCTTAAATGAATAGAGTGATACTGCAATGGTCTTACATTATTTTGGATATTGTGTTTTACACAATTATTTATTTGGACTctacatttttatttattaattaatttttttgtaaaatattacAATTAGGACCTAAAattaattttggtcaaaatatttttgaatATGATCAAAATATCTTTAGTTATAATAAAGATTAATACCATTTTGGACCCAACATTTTTATAAAGTAACTTTTAGatctcatattttataaaaaattaaaattagggCCCTAAAGTTTATTTCaatcaaaataaattttaatatcaCTGAAACTCTATTGTTATATTAaacattaaattttaaattataataaaaatattaaatattaaaaattcatttcaaaattaaaaatcttaacatgaaattaaaaatgaatttaaattaataaaaaaaatatgtaaatccATAACTCAAACAAAAGGAAAAAGACGAAGAATATCAATCAGAGGAAGTGTTGACGAGAAAAATATGAGGTAgaggaaagaaaggaagaagaagaagaagaagattgagTATGGAAAGAAAAATGGATCGA
The Humulus lupulus chromosome 6, drHumLupu1.1, whole genome shotgun sequence DNA segment above includes these coding regions:
- the LOC133782240 gene encoding protein neprosin-like codes for the protein MAKMAFCFWVFLLSLPILISARRSGVVSQNSFEVKKQLKQLNKPAVKSIKSPDGDVIDCVHVSHQPAFDHPLMQNHTIQMRPNFYPERVSEESIEVTSSSKSSKPIITQLWHTKGRCPKGTIPVRRTKRKDLLRASTIKSYGKKVHISTPKPRSADPGFTSQSGHQHAIAYVEGDKYYGAKATLNVWEPKIQQPNEFSLSQIWVLGGTFGQDLNSIEAGWQVSPDLYGDNNTRLFTYWTSDAYQATGCYNLLCSGFIQINNEIAMGASIYPVSGYKGSQYDINILVWKDPKEGNWWMQFGNNYVLGYWPAFLFPYLSDSASMIEWGGEVVNSESEGQHTSTQMGSGHFPEEGFGKSGYFRNIQIVDGSNNLRDPKDIGTFTEQPNCYDVKVGKMGEWGNYFYYGGPGRNPNCP